The Brassica oleracea var. oleracea cultivar TO1000 chromosome C6, BOL, whole genome shotgun sequence genomic interval GGCTCGGCTCAGACCCTAAGCTTCCTTCGATTCTCTTGAACTCCCATCTCGATTCCGTCCCCGCGGAAGCTGACAAATGGATTCACCCTCCCTTCTCAGCTCACCGAACCGTCGATGGTCTTATATACGCTCGCGGCGCGCAGGATGATAAGTGCATCGGGGTTCAGTATCTTGAATCAATCAGGAATTTAAAATCAAGAAGAGGCTTCTCTCCTCTCCGTACTGTTCACATCTCTTACGTCCCTGACGAAGAGATCGGAGGATTCGACGGGATGGCAAAGTTCGCGGCCTCGTCCGATTTCGCGGAGCTGAATGTTGGCTTCGCTATGGATGAAGGGCAAGCGAGTCCGGGAGATGAGTTCAGGGTTTTCTTCGCTGATCGGACTCCATGGGAGCTCGTGATCCGAGCTGAAGGCATCCCAGGGCATGGTGCTAAGCTTTATGACAACGGAGCTATGGAGAATTTGATGAAGAGTGTTGAACTAATCTCCATGTTCAGAGAGACGCAGTTTGATTTCGTCAAAGCTGGGAAAGCCGCCAATTCCCAAGTTATCTCTGTGAATCCAGTTTATCTCAAAGCAGGAACTCCTTCCAACACTGTAAAGCTCTCCATTTCTATAATCTCCCTTTTTTTCCCACTCTTTGAATAAAGCTTTTGTTTCTTTTTAGGGATTTGTGATGAATATGCAGCCTTCCGAGGCTGAAGCTGGGTATGATCTTAGGCTGCCTCCAATGGCTGATCCTGATGTTATCAAGACAAGAATTTCTCAGGAATGGGCTCCTTCTATTAGGAACATGACCTACACGGTAAATATGAATATCAAATTTTCTTTAGTTACTTTAATTCAACTATACAAGGATATGAGATGTCCTAAGCAAAGCTTAGTTGAAACAGAGACTCCATTAGGCTTTTAGGTAACTCTGACGTCTTGTTTAAGATTATTTGTCTTATTTCTTTTGGAGCTTCCACATTAGTTTTGTGAAAATGAGGATACCGGATGCGAATGATACCTTTGAATAATTATCTCTCTAGTTGATTAACAACGTTTTATTTTATCAAACCTCTGTTTTAGCTTGCTTTAATACAAGAATCTGAGATGTCCTAAGCCTATCTTAAGTAAATCTGCAGCTACAGAGCTATGTACTTTCATTTATGATGTTACAAATGTTTTACCATCTCTTCCACCAGATAAAGGAGAAAGGGAAACTAAGAGACCATTTAGGACGACCGATAATGACTGCAACAAATGATTCGAATCCTTGGTGGTCTGTCTTCAAGCAAGCTGTTGAAGCAACTGGAGGAAAGCTCGCAAAGCCTGAAATCTTGGCTTCAACCACAGATGCACGCTATATTCGCACTCTGGGAATTCCACTTGTGGGTTTCTCACCAATGATCAATACTCCCATCTTATTGCATGACCATAACGAGGTATTGGAACGATGATATTATCTCTTGGCATATCTCTGTGTTCCATATTTCGAATCACAACGCTGATTGAAATAAAAACTTTCTCTGTTACAGTTTCTTAAAGATACCGTGTTCTTGAAAGGAATAGAAGTATATGAATCGGTTATCAGCGCTTTAAGTTCCTTTGAGGGAGTATCTGATCAAGCGATCTGAAAGCATGTTTCTGTGGAAGCAATTGTGACAGGTTGCATGAAAATGATCAAGGCTCACACATTGCTATGTCCAAGAAGTGTATGTTGCAGTTTCACCCATTTTCATGTAAAACTATTTCTATCGACATTCGTTCGAGTTCTGTGACCCTGAGTGGCTGGTAATAATAGTTTGTATATATTTGTCATTTGATTTGTGTGCATAAAATTTCAAACTCTGAAGGAGAAATGTCACTGGTGCTTGGAGCATGATTTCACACACTGTTGATCTTTCAAGAACTTGATTCCTTTTTTTGTGGGTTGCTGTGGGGGGGGGAGCTACTGGTAACTCTATTCCTATCCGTCTCAGTCAATGAGTATCCTTATGACCAAACAAGGATCAGCATACGTTTCAAGTAGAGTTTCATGATGCCAAACAGCAAACAACTTGTGGGGAATAAGGGTATAGGATGCTGAATTATTGATGGGACTGGAAAAGCTAGGAAAGAATAACATCCCCTAGACTATATTTACGAAGTGAATTTGCCACATGTACTTTCTACAATCAATTTCATAAAACAAATATGACATGACTACTGAAATTGATGACATGTCTTATACTTTAATATGACATGGACAATTGCATTTAATGTTAATTTATATTTTTGGTAAACTTTTTAAAATATGGTAATAACCCATATATTACATTTAATGTCAATTTATATTTTTGAATTTTTTTTAGAATATGGAAATAACTCATAAATCATCATTAAAATAAATATATTCACATATGAGATTATAAATTTCGAAATATAATTTAATTATATATTTTTAAATTATACAATTTTATTACTAAAATTTTCAAAAATGTATACAATTTTTTTAGAAAATTATAAAAATTTAATCGAAAAATTATTATTTTCTTATATATCTACAAATTTTATAAATACTGTTTAATTTTAATTTTTGGTAATTATGCAACTTTTACAAATTTATTTAATATATTTAATTAAAATAAATAGATAGAAAAATCTATCTAAGATTATAATTTCAAATATATAAATTACAGAAAAGTTACAATATTAATAAAAT includes:
- the LOC106300828 gene encoding aminoacylase-1, producing the protein MASPFLGRFFVFSIIFFLQSQGEEEESPITRFQQYLGFKTAHPNPNYTAPISFLVDQAQSIGLTTRTMEYVSGKPVLLVTWLGSDPKLPSILLNSHLDSVPAEADKWIHPPFSAHRTVDGLIYARGAQDDKCIGVQYLESIRNLKSRRGFSPLRTVHISYVPDEEIGGFDGMAKFAASSDFAELNVGFAMDEGQASPGDEFRVFFADRTPWELVIRAEGIPGHGAKLYDNGAMENLMKSVELISMFRETQFDFVKAGKAANSQVISVNPVYLKAGTPSNTGFVMNMQPSEAEAGYDLRLPPMADPDVIKTRISQEWAPSIRNMTYTIKEKGKLRDHLGRPIMTATNDSNPWWSVFKQAVEATGGKLAKPEILASTTDARYIRTLGIPLVGFSPMINTPILLHDHNEFLKDTVFLKGIEVYESVISALSSFEGVSDQAI